One genomic region from Jiangella sp. DSM 45060 encodes:
- a CDS encoding amino acid ABC transporter permease, whose product MDTVIDELPLYWEGFTTTLALTLLSAAIALVVGTILGAFRVSPVPTLRWFGTAYVEIVRNTPLTLVFIFFVFVAPQLGWTPSDFFAPAVVALSTYTAAFVCEAVRSGINSVGLGQAEASRAIGLTFPQTLRLVVLPQAFRTVIPPLINIFIALTKNSSVAGGFFVAELFGVGKQLANAHPTDVIAVLLGVAACYLVITIPAGILAGYVERKVAFAR is encoded by the coding sequence ATGGACACCGTGATCGACGAGCTCCCGCTCTACTGGGAGGGGTTCACCACCACACTCGCGCTCACCCTGCTGTCCGCCGCCATCGCGCTGGTGGTGGGGACGATCCTCGGCGCCTTCCGGGTGTCGCCGGTGCCGACGCTGCGCTGGTTCGGCACCGCGTACGTCGAGATCGTGCGGAACACCCCGCTCACGCTGGTCTTCATCTTCTTCGTGTTCGTGGCGCCGCAGCTGGGCTGGACGCCGTCGGACTTCTTCGCCCCCGCCGTGGTGGCGCTGTCGACGTACACGGCGGCGTTCGTGTGCGAGGCGGTGCGCTCCGGCATCAACAGCGTCGGGCTGGGCCAGGCCGAGGCGTCGCGCGCCATCGGCCTGACGTTCCCGCAGACGCTGCGGCTGGTGGTGCTGCCGCAGGCGTTCCGCACCGTCATCCCGCCGCTGATCAACATCTTCATCGCGCTGACGAAGAACAGCTCCGTCGCGGGCGGGTTCTTCGTCGCCGAGCTGTTCGGCGTCGGCAAGCAGCTGGCCAACGCGCACCCGACCGACGTCATCGCCGTCCTGCTGGGCGTCGCGGCGTGCTATCTGGTCATCACCATCCCGGCCGGAATCCTCGCCGGCTACGTCGAGCGGAAGGTGGCGTTCGCCCGATGA
- a CDS encoding response regulator transcription factor — MRVVLVEDDNHVAGALAAVLTRHGYDTVRAEDAAAAMRAVDSGTDMVLLDLGLPDLDGLELCRRIRRVSDVPVIMVTARSQVNARVKGLQVGADDYLVKPYDVRELIARMSAVERRGRSRAGPGSALVRVGDVVIDLAARRVEAGSRPVALTKKEFDVVALLARHPGVALPRERILREVWQTSWRGLGRSLEVHVASIRRKLGPDDVIETVRGVGYRLASR; from the coding sequence ATGCGCGTGGTGCTGGTCGAGGACGACAACCACGTGGCCGGCGCGCTGGCCGCGGTACTCACGCGGCACGGCTACGACACCGTCCGGGCCGAGGACGCGGCGGCCGCGATGCGCGCCGTCGACAGCGGCACCGACATGGTGCTGCTCGACCTCGGGCTGCCCGACCTCGACGGGCTGGAACTGTGCCGGCGCATACGCCGGGTGTCCGACGTCCCGGTCATCATGGTGACGGCGCGCTCGCAGGTGAACGCGCGGGTCAAGGGCCTGCAGGTGGGCGCCGACGACTACCTGGTGAAGCCGTACGACGTCCGCGAGCTGATCGCGCGGATGAGCGCCGTCGAGCGACGCGGCCGGTCGCGGGCCGGCCCGGGCAGCGCGCTGGTGCGGGTGGGCGACGTCGTCATCGACCTCGCCGCGCGCCGGGTCGAGGCGGGCTCGCGTCCGGTCGCGCTCACCAAGAAGGAGTTCGACGTCGTCGCGCTGCTGGCCCGGCACCCGGGCGTCGCGCTGCCGCGCGAGCGGATCCTGCGCGAGGTCTGGCAGACCAGCTGGCGCGGGCTGGGCCGCAGCCTCGAGGTGCACGTCGCCTCGATCCGGCGCAAGCTCGGTCCCGACGACGTCATCGAGACCGTCCGCGGCGTCGGCTACCGCCTGGCCTCGCGGTAG
- a CDS encoding glutamate ABC transporter substrate-binding protein translates to MRTTRPRLRRFSALAATALSATLVLAACGDDDGDDGGDGGSEPTAEAGDFPEGSTMAELAEAGEITVGTKFDQPLFGLVGPDGTPVGFDVEIAKIIASELGISEDNINWVETVSANREPFIQDGQVDIVVATYTINDERKQLVDFAGPYFNAGQTIMVLESNEDINGPDDLAGRNVCSVEGSTPAENIRTNYPEAVLFPTGAYSDCLEPLRNGQVDAVTTDNVILSGFVDQNPGEFKLVGDTFTEEPYGIGLALGDTEFRNWINDVLEASYEDGRWAEAWEETAGAVLDTPEPPQVDRY, encoded by the coding sequence ATGCGTACCACCCGACCCAGACTGCGCCGCTTCAGCGCGCTGGCCGCGACGGCGCTGAGCGCGACGCTCGTGCTGGCCGCCTGCGGCGACGACGACGGTGACGACGGCGGCGACGGCGGCTCCGAGCCGACCGCCGAGGCCGGCGACTTCCCCGAGGGCAGCACGATGGCCGAGCTCGCCGAGGCCGGCGAGATCACCGTCGGCACCAAGTTCGACCAGCCGCTGTTCGGCCTGGTCGGCCCCGACGGCACGCCCGTCGGCTTCGACGTCGAGATCGCCAAGATCATCGCCAGCGAGCTCGGTATCAGCGAAGACAACATCAACTGGGTCGAGACGGTCTCCGCCAACCGCGAGCCGTTCATCCAGGACGGCCAGGTCGACATCGTCGTGGCCACCTACACGATCAACGACGAGCGCAAGCAGCTGGTCGACTTCGCCGGCCCGTACTTCAACGCCGGCCAGACGATCATGGTGCTCGAGTCGAACGAGGACATCAACGGCCCCGACGACCTCGCCGGCCGCAACGTCTGCTCGGTCGAAGGCTCCACGCCGGCCGAGAACATCCGCACCAACTACCCCGAGGCGGTGCTGTTCCCGACCGGCGCCTACTCCGACTGCCTCGAGCCGCTGCGCAACGGCCAGGTCGACGCCGTCACCACCGACAACGTCATCCTGTCCGGCTTCGTCGACCAGAACCCGGGCGAGTTCAAGCTGGTCGGCGACACCTTCACGGAAGAGCCGTACGGCATCGGCCTCGCGCTCGGCGACACCGAGTTCCGCAACTGGATCAACGACGTCCTCGAGGCGTCCTACGAGGACGGCCGCTGGGCCGAGGCGTGGGAGGAGACCGCGGGCGCGGTCCTCGACACGCCGGAGCCGCCGCAGGTCGACCGCTACTGA
- a CDS encoding amino acid ABC transporter permease has product MSSILYDAPGPRTRRRTTIYSIIGALFVLGLGYLAYRQLDSRDQWDPERWQIFTDPPLNQTANDVWTSLLVDGLGATLRAAGIAAVIALAAGVLLAVLRMSGTRWVRWPVTTVIEFFRGLPVVLLMFFGVIAIGLPIFWGVVFGLVIYNSAIFAEILRAGIVSLPKGQSEASYAIGLSRWQTLFTVLLPQAVRRMLPSLVSQLVVLLKDTSLGFIIGYAELLRRLQLNTQFFGQRYWFQFFVVGAAIYIAVNFTLSRLAVYLERRGTSKAAGGVAKADDAAIGGSTATGVSV; this is encoded by the coding sequence ATGAGCTCCATCCTGTACGACGCCCCCGGGCCCCGCACGCGGCGCCGGACGACGATCTACTCGATCATCGGCGCCCTGTTCGTGCTCGGCCTCGGCTACCTCGCCTACCGGCAGCTCGACTCCCGCGACCAGTGGGACCCGGAGCGCTGGCAGATCTTCACCGACCCGCCGCTGAACCAGACCGCGAACGACGTGTGGACGTCGCTGCTGGTCGACGGCCTGGGCGCGACGCTGCGGGCGGCCGGCATCGCCGCCGTCATCGCGCTGGCGGCGGGCGTGCTGCTCGCGGTGCTGCGGATGTCCGGCACGCGGTGGGTGCGCTGGCCCGTCACCACCGTCATCGAGTTCTTCCGCGGCCTGCCGGTCGTGCTGCTGATGTTCTTCGGCGTCATCGCGATCGGCCTGCCGATCTTCTGGGGCGTCGTGTTCGGGCTGGTCATCTACAACAGCGCGATCTTCGCCGAGATCCTGCGGGCCGGCATCGTGTCGTTGCCGAAGGGGCAGTCCGAGGCCAGCTACGCCATCGGGCTGAGTCGCTGGCAGACGCTGTTCACGGTCCTGCTCCCCCAGGCCGTGCGCCGCATGCTGCCGTCGCTGGTCAGCCAGCTGGTCGTGCTGCTGAAGGACACCTCGCTCGGGTTCATCATCGGCTACGCCGAGCTGCTGCGACGGCTGCAGCTGAACACCCAGTTCTTCGGGCAGAGGTACTGGTTCCAGTTCTTCGTGGTGGGCGCGGCCATCTACATCGCCGTCAACTTCACGCTGTCGCGACTGGCCGTCTACCTCGAGCGGCGCGGCACGTCGAAGGCGGCCGGCGGCGTGGCCAAGGCCGACGACGCGGCCATCGGCGGCTCGACCGCCACCGGCGTCTCCGTCTGA
- the rny gene encoding ribonuclease Y: MNTGTAILLVGLVVVALLAVALYALFTRLRGVEGTRANSAELFAQIEADSVRLRSAAQSEADDVRAKARREADELRAAAADEANELKNRAAAEAEKARERADQAGADLREQRADLDRREQRLVEREERVTADTQSLEQRLQEVETQAAELAGRTEELTALEAERRAVLERTAQLTADQAKAELVAAVEDEAKRAAVMRVRDIEKEANENGQARAREIITLAIQRLASEQTAESVVSVLHLPGDEMKGRIIGREGRNIRAFEQVTGVNLIIDDTPEAVLLSCFDPVRREVARLTLEELVLDGRIHPHRIEEQYEKSKAEVEALCVRAGEDALVEVGVTDMHPDLVSLLGRLRYRTSYGQNVLKHLIESAHLAGMMAGELGLDVKLTKRCALLHDIGKALTHEVDGSHALIGAEIARRYGENDDVVHAIEAHHNEVELRTVEAVLTQAADAISGGRPGARRESLEAYVKRLERLEEISMSHDGVEKVFAMQAGREVRVMVLPDVVDDIQAQVLARDIAKQVEEELTYPGQIRITVVRESRSTEFAR, from the coding sequence ATGAACACCGGAACGGCAATTCTGCTGGTCGGACTGGTGGTCGTGGCGCTACTGGCCGTAGCGCTCTACGCCTTGTTCACCCGGCTCCGCGGCGTCGAGGGCACGCGCGCCAACTCCGCTGAGCTGTTCGCACAGATCGAAGCCGACTCCGTGCGGCTGCGGTCGGCCGCCCAGAGTGAGGCCGACGACGTCAGGGCGAAGGCCCGGCGCGAGGCCGACGAACTGAGGGCGGCCGCTGCCGACGAAGCCAACGAGCTGAAGAACCGCGCCGCCGCCGAGGCCGAGAAGGCCCGCGAGCGCGCCGACCAAGCCGGCGCCGACCTGCGCGAGCAGCGCGCCGACCTCGACCGCCGCGAGCAGCGGCTGGTCGAACGCGAAGAACGCGTCACCGCCGACACCCAGTCGCTCGAGCAGCGGCTGCAGGAGGTCGAGACCCAGGCCGCCGAACTGGCCGGCCGCACCGAGGAACTGACGGCGCTCGAGGCCGAACGCCGCGCCGTCCTGGAACGGACCGCCCAGCTGACCGCCGACCAGGCGAAGGCCGAACTCGTCGCCGCCGTCGAGGACGAGGCCAAGCGCGCCGCCGTCATGCGGGTCCGCGACATCGAGAAGGAAGCCAACGAGAACGGCCAGGCCCGGGCCCGCGAGATCATCACGCTCGCCATCCAGCGGCTCGCGTCCGAGCAGACGGCCGAGTCGGTGGTGTCGGTGCTGCACCTGCCGGGCGACGAGATGAAGGGCCGCATCATCGGCCGCGAAGGCCGCAACATCCGCGCGTTCGAGCAGGTCACCGGCGTCAACCTGATCATCGACGACACGCCGGAGGCGGTGCTGCTGTCGTGCTTCGACCCGGTCCGCCGCGAGGTCGCCCGGCTGACGCTGGAAGAGCTGGTGCTGGACGGGCGCATCCACCCGCACCGCATCGAGGAGCAGTACGAGAAGAGCAAGGCCGAGGTCGAGGCGCTGTGCGTGCGCGCCGGCGAGGACGCGCTGGTCGAGGTCGGCGTCACCGACATGCACCCCGACCTCGTCTCGCTGCTCGGCCGGCTGCGCTACCGCACGTCGTACGGGCAGAACGTGCTCAAGCACCTGATCGAGTCGGCGCACCTGGCCGGCATGATGGCCGGCGAGCTCGGTCTCGACGTGAAGCTGACGAAGCGGTGCGCGCTGCTGCACGACATCGGCAAGGCGCTCACGCACGAGGTCGACGGCAGCCATGCGCTCATCGGCGCCGAGATCGCCCGCCGCTACGGCGAGAACGACGACGTCGTGCACGCCATCGAGGCGCACCACAACGAGGTCGAGCTGCGGACGGTCGAAGCGGTGCTGACGCAGGCCGCCGACGCCATCTCCGGTGGCCGGCCGGGCGCCCGCCGCGAGTCGCTGGAGGCGTACGTCAAGCGGCTGGAGCGGCTCGAGGAGATCTCCATGAGCCACGACGGCGTCGAGAAGGTCTTCGCCATGCAGGCCGGCCGCGAGGTGCGGGTCATGGTGCTGCCCGACGTCGTCGACGACATCCAGGCGCAGGTGCTGGCCCGCGACATCGCCAAGCAGGTCGAGGAGGAGCTGACCTACCCCGGCCAGATCCGCATCACCGTCGTCCGCGAGTCCCGCTCGACGGAGTTCGCGCGGTAG
- a CDS encoding M14 family metallocarboxypeptidase, which yields MTTRRGRVRAALAGLAAAATTAGLLATAATATAAEEPPLTGFELRDGASWTTFAEEQTYLEQLDALSDRLEIEPIGTTLQGRPLHLARIGNPAPAPVDELDGEKTVFIVCSQHGNEPAPREMCLQEIRDLAFTDDPELLEFLRTTTVLVVPTANPDGREANTRGNANGTDINRDHHYLEELESQAIGRVLRDLRPTIAWDAHEMGSRTLDFAMLWPRNLNVDDPLRALSGELAQSMRDVLEDEDYVVDWYTSNTEGDERIFRNVAGLRGGVGLLTESSTANPPLERVRMQELGFYSTLDFAIQNGDEVQAAIDAARANELVKGASAAPVFWGGQDNRPPAPEEILSPAACAYVLTDEQLAATELHRDLFRVDDYDSGRGFVPMAQESRPIVPLLFDGDARYPIVEARREYPDLRGTVVVGDVDTGVPNATLADGCTVNNRIQEDAEWRNHGEFVRHVTAVVNELRADGVLSGREGGVIVRTAARSDVG from the coding sequence ATGACGACGAGACGTGGCCGCGTGCGCGCGGCGCTGGCCGGGCTGGCGGCAGCGGCGACGACCGCAGGCTTGCTGGCCACCGCGGCGACGGCGACGGCGGCCGAGGAGCCGCCGCTGACCGGCTTCGAGCTGCGCGACGGCGCGAGCTGGACGACGTTCGCCGAGGAGCAGACCTATCTGGAGCAGCTCGACGCGCTGTCGGACCGGCTGGAGATCGAGCCGATCGGCACCACGCTGCAGGGCCGGCCGCTGCACCTGGCCCGCATCGGCAACCCGGCGCCGGCGCCGGTGGACGAGCTGGACGGCGAGAAGACGGTGTTCATCGTGTGCAGCCAGCACGGGAACGAGCCGGCCCCGCGGGAGATGTGCCTGCAGGAGATCCGCGACCTCGCGTTCACCGATGACCCGGAGCTGCTGGAGTTCCTGCGGACGACGACGGTGCTGGTGGTGCCGACGGCGAACCCGGACGGCCGCGAGGCGAACACTCGCGGCAACGCGAACGGCACCGACATCAACCGCGACCATCACTACCTGGAGGAGCTGGAGTCGCAGGCGATCGGCCGCGTGCTGCGCGACCTCCGGCCGACGATCGCGTGGGACGCGCACGAGATGGGTTCGCGGACGCTGGACTTCGCGATGCTGTGGCCGCGCAACCTGAACGTCGACGACCCGCTGCGGGCGCTCTCCGGCGAGCTGGCGCAGAGCATGCGCGACGTGCTGGAGGACGAGGACTACGTCGTCGACTGGTACACGTCGAACACCGAGGGCGACGAGCGGATCTTCCGTAACGTCGCGGGCCTGCGCGGCGGCGTCGGCCTGCTGACGGAGAGCAGCACGGCCAACCCGCCGCTGGAGCGGGTCCGGATGCAGGAGCTCGGCTTCTACTCGACGCTGGACTTCGCCATCCAGAACGGCGACGAGGTGCAGGCGGCGATCGACGCGGCGCGGGCGAACGAGCTGGTGAAGGGTGCGTCGGCGGCGCCGGTGTTCTGGGGCGGGCAGGACAACCGGCCGCCGGCGCCGGAGGAGATCCTGTCCCCGGCCGCCTGCGCGTACGTGCTCACCGACGAGCAGCTGGCCGCGACCGAGCTGCACCGCGACCTCTTCCGCGTCGACGACTACGACTCGGGCCGCGGCTTCGTCCCGATGGCGCAGGAGTCCCGGCCGATCGTCCCGCTGCTGTTCGACGGCGACGCGCGCTACCCGATCGTCGAGGCGCGGCGGGAGTACCCGGACCTGCGCGGCACCGTGGTCGTCGGCGACGTGGACACCGGCGTGCCCAACGCGACGCTGGCCGACGGCTGCACCGTCAACAACCGGATCCAGGAGGACGCCGAGTGGCGGAACCACGGCGAGTTCGTCCGGCACGTCACGGCGGTGGTGAACGAGCTGCGCGCCGACGGCGTGCTGTCCGGCCGCGAGGGCGGCGTCATCGTCCGGACGGCGGCGCGGTCGGACGTCGGCTAG
- a CDS encoding regulatory protein RecX — MARTVALNRLSVAPQTRAQLDAAMARKGVPEEVRDGVLDRFTDVGLVDDAAYARAWVESRHAGRGLARRALGYELRKRGVEPAVADDAVETLDPEQEAATARALVAARLPSTRRLDPVARTRRLTGLLARKGYPPGLAFRVVREALESDGVDGVDLPDDFLAD, encoded by the coding sequence GTGGCGCGGACGGTCGCGCTGAACCGGTTGTCGGTCGCGCCGCAGACCCGGGCCCAGCTCGACGCGGCCATGGCGCGCAAGGGCGTGCCGGAAGAGGTCCGCGACGGCGTGCTCGACCGTTTCACCGACGTCGGCCTGGTCGACGACGCGGCGTACGCGCGGGCGTGGGTCGAGTCCCGCCACGCGGGTCGCGGCCTGGCCCGTCGCGCCCTCGGCTACGAGCTGCGCAAACGCGGCGTCGAGCCCGCCGTCGCCGACGACGCGGTCGAGACGCTCGATCCCGAGCAGGAGGCGGCGACCGCCCGGGCCCTTGTCGCCGCACGGCTGCCGAGCACCCGGCGGCTCGACCCGGTCGCCCGCACTCGCCGGCTCACCGGCCTGCTGGCGCGCAAGGGCTACCCGCCCGGCCTCGCCTTCCGCGTGGTCCGCGAAGCCCTCGAATCCGACGGCGTCGACGGCGTCGATCTCCCCGACGACTTCCTCGCCGACTGA
- a CDS encoding amino acid ABC transporter ATP-binding protein, which yields MSVETAGGPLVELRGVNKHFGALHVLRDIDLSVARGEVVVVIGPSGSGKSTLCRAINRLETIDSGSIAVDGRPLPAEGKALARLRADVGMVFQAFNLFAHKTVLQNVTLGPVKAKGVRKSEAEKTAMELLDRVGVADQARKLPAQLSGGQQQRVAIARALAMKPKVMLFDEPTSALDPEMIKEVLDVMTALAHDGMTMIVVTHEMGFARRAANRVVFMDAGSIVEEATPEEFFTNAQSDRARDFLSKILTH from the coding sequence ATGAGCGTCGAGACGGCCGGCGGGCCGCTGGTCGAGTTGCGCGGCGTCAACAAGCACTTCGGCGCGCTGCACGTGTTGCGCGACATCGACCTCAGCGTCGCCCGCGGCGAGGTGGTCGTCGTCATCGGGCCGTCCGGCTCGGGCAAGTCGACGCTCTGCCGGGCCATCAACCGCCTGGAGACCATCGACTCCGGCAGCATCGCCGTCGACGGCCGGCCACTGCCGGCCGAGGGCAAGGCGCTGGCCCGGCTGCGCGCCGACGTCGGCATGGTGTTCCAGGCGTTCAACCTGTTCGCGCACAAGACGGTGCTGCAGAACGTCACGCTGGGCCCCGTCAAGGCCAAGGGCGTCAGGAAGTCCGAGGCGGAGAAGACGGCCATGGAGCTGCTCGACCGCGTCGGCGTCGCCGACCAGGCTCGCAAGTTGCCCGCCCAGTTGTCCGGCGGCCAGCAGCAGCGCGTCGCCATCGCCCGGGCGCTGGCCATGAAGCCCAAGGTCATGCTGTTCGACGAGCCCACATCGGCGCTCGACCCGGAGATGATCAAGGAGGTGCTCGACGTCATGACGGCCCTCGCTCACGACGGCATGACGATGATCGTCGTCACCCACGAGATGGGCTTCGCCCGGCGCGCCGCCAACCGCGTCGTCTTCATGGACGCCGGCAGCATCGTCGAAGAGGCCACCCCGGAGGAGTTCTTCACGAACGCCCAGAGTGACCGCGCCCGCGACTTCCTCAGCAAGATCCTGACTCACTGA